The DNA sequence GCAGCCAAATCGATGCAATAGTTATAAAAATTCAACCATGACTGGGTATCTGATGGCTCTATTTCTCCGTATAATACAATTGATGTTGTTAGTTTATCTTCCATTTTTTAATACATCTTTTAATTTCTTTAAGGATTCTTTATTACCAATCTTGGGAATTCTTCCATTATCCCTTAACCAAGTATCCCCGCTCTCAATAATCCTCAACCGCTGCCCATCTTGCCTACTCGGGCTATCCGGCGAGGTCGGTCGATTCTGCCACGCCTGCTTAAGAACGGAAGATAAGCGTTTCGCGTATTTCTTTATGGACTCATTCACCTTGCGCTTCGGCATCGTACCTTTCTTCTTTAGGTGATCGCCCATCTTAGAAATTCGGGATAAATTTTTCTTTACCTTTTTAAGTCCTTTAGCTGTTTTTAGAAGCTTAACGCTACCAGCAGCACCGCGGCCCGCCTTGCCCAATTTGGCAAGCTTTAACCATTTCGCTGGGGGTATTACCGCTAAAAGCGACATGCCGACGGATTCCCACCACTCAGCTTCGGACAATTTTTCGCCTGTACGCGGGTCCTTACCTTCAAATGCGCGATAAAAATCGTTGACCCCAGTTATTTCCCCTGCCGCGTTAATGACGTCTTCGACAGTTAGTCCGTCGGTTCCTGCCACTTCCGTCGTGACATTAATCGGGTGGATCTCTCGGATTTGTCGGATGAAAGGGGTAACCTCATGATCGTATAAATACTGGTTAACGTTTGCAATCTGCTAAGTCTGTTACGAGATCTCTACCTCATATCTTAAGTTAGTCGTACAGTTTGTTACAATTAACCTAGGATATGATAGAATTAAACAAATGGACGAATACTCCGATAGAGAATTCGTCCCTATATTTAGTCATACCCTGTCATGACCAAATTTACTAAAAATCGTCGGGATCCGCCCATTCAAAATCGTCTTCAGTTAATTCCTGGCGTTCATTTAGCATTTCCATGAAGTATTTTAGTGTGTTTTCCAATGCCTCTTCTACAGTTGCACCATGACCAGCCTCCCCATCGGGCGAACCATCTTCTAAGTTCTTTAGTATAAGATTGGTATAACCCGTAAAAATACCATCAGTAGATTCAATTATTTTAACCTTAAACTTCGAAAAGGGGGTTTTTTGTAATTCCCATACATCAAATTCCGCTACACACCTCTCAACACGCGCTATACCCTTGACATTAACATGTATGTTGTCTTCGTCGTAAACGCTATAATTCATTAGCAACATCCCCTGTTTAAAATTATCCCGATTCTGCCGCATGGGAATTCATTAAAAATAAAAAATCACAGAACAGAACCAC is a window from the Numidum massiliense genome containing:
- a CDS encoding pre-toxin TG domain-containing protein, whose translation is MAGTDGLTVEDVINAAGEITGVNDFYRAFEGKDPRTGEKLSEAEWWESVGMSLLAVIPPAKWLKLAKLGKAGRGAAGSVKLLKTAKGLKKVKKNLSRISKMGDHLKKKGTMPKRKVNESIKKYAKRLSSVLKQAWQNRPTSPDSPSRQDGQRLRIIESGDTWLRDNGRIPKIGNKESLKKLKDVLKNGR